In Chloroflexota bacterium, one DNA window encodes the following:
- a CDS encoding Rieske 2Fe-2S domain-containing protein, whose protein sequence is MTRRDFLTNLGYGAFLAASGALATMFARFLAPNIVTPAPGPVEIGMADEYAVGSVTHIENARVYLGRDERGFYAISATCTHLGCTPRLDGDKFACPCHGSRFSREGKVLAAPATRALDRAFVGRAANGKLFVDRSRVVDASYRLI, encoded by the coding sequence ATGACAAGACGTGATTTCCTAACAAACCTGGGTTACGGCGCGTTCCTTGCCGCGAGTGGGGCGTTGGCGACGATGTTCGCGCGCTTTCTCGCGCCGAATATCGTTACGCCCGCGCCGGGTCCGGTCGAAATCGGAATGGCGGACGAGTACGCGGTTGGCTCAGTGACGCACATCGAAAATGCGCGTGTGTACCTGGGACGCGACGAGCGGGGATTCTACGCGATTAGCGCGACGTGTACGCACCTGGGTTGCACGCCGCGTCTCGATGGCGACAAGTTCGCATGTCCGTGTCACGGCAGTCGTTTCTCGCGCGAGGGTAAAGTGCTCGCCGCGCCGGCAACACGCGCGCTAGATCGCGCATTCGTTGGGCGCGCGGCGAACGGCAAATTGTTCGTGGATCGGAGTCGCGTCGTGGATGCGAGTTATCGCCTGATCTGA
- a CDS encoding helix-turn-helix domain-containing protein, with product MPKQTSRRAASRVHGRRKLAAANGSQSVLEVDVGSRLRALRTERGLSIRALAEKSGLSINTLGLIENGKTSPSVSTLQQIARALELPITAFFETNIPQSKIAHIKSNRRPRVAFEHGGLEDLGAGLTERGVEPFMVRLEPFASSGANPIVHTGYEFVFCLEGRIAYTIETQTYLLEPGDSLLFESHLPHRWQNVGEVPSQSLLVLFPTDARDHPTKQHFGL from the coding sequence ATGCCTAAACAAACATCGCGTCGCGCGGCAAGCCGAGTCCACGGTCGGCGCAAGTTAGCCGCTGCGAATGGATCACAATCGGTTCTCGAAGTGGATGTTGGAAGCCGGTTACGCGCGTTGCGGACCGAACGCGGTCTTTCCATTCGCGCGCTCGCCGAAAAAAGTGGTCTTTCGATCAATACCCTGGGGCTAATTGAAAATGGGAAAACGTCACCCAGTGTCAGCACCTTGCAGCAGATCGCGCGCGCGCTTGAACTACCAATCACCGCGTTTTTTGAAACGAATATACCCCAGAGCAAGATCGCGCATATCAAATCGAACCGCCGACCGCGCGTCGCGTTTGAACACGGTGGTCTGGAAGACCTGGGCGCGGGTTTGACCGAGCGCGGGGTGGAACCCTTCATGGTTCGTCTCGAACCGTTTGCGAGTAGCGGTGCCAATCCAATTGTTCACACCGGCTACGAGTTTGTGTTCTGTCTCGAAGGACGCATCGCATACACGATTGAAACTCAGACCTACCTGTTAGAGCCAGGCGATAGTCTGTTGTTCGAATCCCATTTGCCGCATCGTTGGCAGAATGTGGGCGAAGTGCCTTCGCAATCCTTGCTCGTACTGTTTCCGACAGATGCGCGCGATCATCCGACCAAACAACACTTTGGGTTGTAA
- a CDS encoding dinitrogenase iron-molybdenum cofactor biosynthesis protein, translated as MKIAVVSDDGVTISQHFGRAAHYVVVTVENQRITSSEIVDKMGHAHFNGEAHGEASDSRGHGFDAGAQSRHARMLDAISDCQVLIARGMGAGAYESIRAANITPVVTDTPMIVDAIKKYLDGSLVNHPEKLH; from the coding sequence ATGAAGATCGCCGTTGTTTCAGATGATGGAGTGACCATCAGCCAACATTTTGGACGCGCCGCGCACTATGTGGTCGTGACCGTGGAGAATCAACGCATCACCTCTTCGGAGATCGTTGACAAAATGGGACACGCGCACTTTAACGGCGAGGCGCACGGGGAAGCGAGTGATTCGCGCGGACACGGCTTTGACGCCGGCGCGCAATCGCGTCATGCGCGAATGCTGGACGCGATTTCAGATTGTCAGGTGCTCATCGCGCGCGGGATGGGCGCTGGCGCATACGAGTCCATTCGCGCCGCGAATATTACGCCGGTCGTGACAGATACCCCCATGATTGTAGACGCGATCAAGAAGTATCTTGATGGTTCGTTGGTGAACCATCCTGAAAAACTGCACTAG
- a CDS encoding OsmC family protein: MAQIVTYYKGDMLFESRIGNHILTIDVPADMVGGEDRGPIPPQLFVASLGSCIGAFVAQYCEINGIDDAGMTVEMSFEKTSKPTRLVDLKAIVKLPYGDCGARVHAIERVADLCPVHETIKTMNGLAITILGKDDCSME, encoded by the coding sequence ATGGCTCAAATTGTAACGTACTACAAAGGTGACATGCTATTCGAGTCCAGAATCGGGAATCACATTCTTACGATTGATGTGCCCGCCGATATGGTGGGCGGCGAAGACCGTGGTCCGATTCCGCCACAATTGTTTGTGGCTTCGTTGGGCAGTTGCATCGGCGCTTTCGTGGCGCAGTATTGTGAGATCAATGGGATTGATGATGCTGGCATGACCGTGGAGATGAGTTTCGAGAAAACATCGAAACCAACCCGGTTGGTTGATTTGAAGGCAATCGTCAAGTTGCCCTACGGCGATTGCGGGGCACGGGTCCACGCCATCGAGCGCGTGGCAGACCTGTGCCCGGTTCACGAGACGATCAAAACAATGAATGGACTCGCGATCACCATCTTGGGCAAGGACGATTGTTCGATGGAATGA
- a CDS encoding rhodanese-like domain-containing protein has translation MSLLSQLFGPPIPQLDASTAKAKLDEKPRPFLLDVREPEEFHAGHIANATLIPLRDLGRRIHELPRDRAIICVCHSGNRSSSATRQLLAAGYNVTNLHGGMLAWSRSNLPIKQGSR, from the coding sequence ATGAGTCTGCTCTCGCAATTATTCGGACCACCGATTCCCCAACTCGACGCGTCCACGGCAAAAGCTAAACTCGACGAAAAGCCGCGACCGTTTTTGCTCGACGTGCGCGAGCCGGAGGAATTTCACGCGGGGCACATTGCCAACGCCACGCTGATTCCGCTGCGCGATTTAGGGCGGCGCATCCACGAGTTGCCGCGCGACCGCGCAATCATTTGCGTTTGTCATTCCGGCAATCGCAGTTCGAGCGCGACGCGGCAATTGCTCGCGGCGGGATACAATGTGACGAACCTGCATGGCGGAATGCTTGCCTGGTCGCGCAGTAACTTGCCGATCAAACAAGGTTCGCGCTAA
- a CDS encoding TSUP family transporter, which yields MPALWLDLMLGFGIGLSLGLLGGGGSILTVPALVYLVGQSPQAAITTSLAIVGANSALGATFHHAQGTLNWRVAVIFGGAGMLVA from the coding sequence ATGCCGGCGTTGTGGCTCGACCTGATGCTGGGTTTTGGTATCGGCTTGTCGCTGGGATTGCTCGGCGGCGGCGGCTCGATTCTCACCGTGCCGGCGTTGGTGTACCTCGTCGGGCAATCGCCGCAAGCTGCCATCACGACCTCGCTCGCGATTGTCGGAGCGAACAGCGCACTCGGCGCGACGTTTCATCACGCGCAAGGCACGCTCAATTGGCGCGTCGCGGTAATTTTCGGCGGCGCGGGGATGCTGGTCGCGTAA
- a CDS encoding sulfite exporter TauE/SafE family protein, which produces MVAFAILMLVVGAVMLVRRAATPRATAPNWTLIIASGAGVGLLTGILGVGGGFLIVPALVMLVGLPMNQAVGTSLVIIAANSVAGLLGHLSGSMFDVTLTLTFVAAGLVGAFAGARLAHRISTDRLRQVFATFVIVLALFLLFDNFIVG; this is translated from the coding sequence ATGGTCGCGTTCGCAATCCTTATGCTCGTCGTCGGCGCAGTAATGCTCGTACGCCGCGCGGCGACGCCGCGCGCAACCGCGCCGAACTGGACATTGATCATCGCGAGTGGCGCCGGCGTTGGCTTGCTCACCGGCATCCTGGGTGTCGGCGGCGGTTTTCTAATCGTGCCCGCGTTGGTGATGCTCGTCGGCTTACCGATGAATCAAGCGGTGGGTACGTCGCTCGTCATCATCGCCGCGAATAGCGTCGCGGGATTGCTGGGACATTTGAGCGGAAGTATGTTCGACGTGACGCTCACACTCACTTTCGTCGCGGCGGGTCTCGTCGGCGCGTTCGCCGGCGCGCGTCTCGCGCATCGCATTTCGACGGATCGCCTGCGCCAAGTGTTTGCGACGTTCGTCATCGTGTTGGCGCTGTTCTTGCTCTTTGACAATTTTATTGTTGGATAG
- a CDS encoding cytochrome b N-terminal domain-containing protein, translating into MNPSNNSPLSIWQRVWRSAVREPFTGDRRSRLRLVMNNLVLHLHPSQVPARTLRFTYSFGLGGLAGLLVVILAATGMLLETAYTPSPDKAYTSILALSTRIWFGQFIRNLHHWSGNLMIIVVALHLLRVFFTGAFRAPREFNWLVGIALLLLTVMANFTGYLLPWDQLAYWAITVGSSIIVYVPFIGNGLSNVLLGGPEIGAATLLNFYALHISIIPMAMLALMSLHFWRVRKDGGLSLPRGVDEPPVSKDENVLTVADLVRPEAVWAMVALATLVVWAALVNAPLEALANPDASPNPAKAAWYFMGIQELLLHFHPLVGAIIIPTLGLLGLGALPYMDSDMNSVGIYFRSRRGRWLALFSAATGVLLTALYIVLDEYVIDFAGWFYGLPALVSNGILPLILLILGIIGYYEFVRRAFRATKCEGVLSVFVLVLAGFIVLTLVGVFFRGAGMQLMFPWEITPTH; encoded by the coding sequence ATGAATCCATCGAATAATTCCCCGCTTTCCATTTGGCAGCGCGTTTGGCGCAGCGCCGTGCGCGAGCCATTCACCGGCGACCGGCGCAGTCGTCTCCGCTTGGTGATGAATAACCTGGTTTTGCACTTGCACCCGTCCCAGGTTCCGGCGCGCACGCTGCGCTTTACGTACTCGTTTGGACTGGGCGGGTTGGCTGGCTTGCTCGTCGTGATTCTCGCGGCAACGGGGATGTTGCTCGAAACCGCGTACACCCCTTCGCCGGACAAAGCGTACACTTCGATTCTCGCGTTGAGCACGCGCATCTGGTTCGGGCAGTTCATCCGCAACTTGCACCACTGGTCGGGCAATTTGATGATCATCGTCGTCGCGCTTCATCTCTTGCGCGTCTTTTTCACCGGCGCGTTTCGCGCGCCGCGCGAGTTCAACTGGCTTGTCGGCATCGCGTTGTTGCTGTTGACCGTGATGGCAAATTTCACCGGCTATCTCTTGCCCTGGGATCAACTCGCATACTGGGCAATCACGGTCGGTTCGAGCATCATCGTCTACGTGCCGTTCATCGGTAACGGACTGTCAAACGTCTTGCTCGGCGGTCCCGAAATTGGCGCGGCGACGTTGCTCAACTTTTACGCGCTGCACATTTCGATCATTCCGATGGCGATGCTCGCGCTGATGAGTTTGCATTTCTGGCGCGTGCGCAAAGACGGCGGGCTGTCACTGCCGCGCGGAGTGGACGAGCCGCCGGTGAGCAAAGATGAAAACGTACTGACGGTCGCCGATCTCGTGCGTCCCGAAGCGGTGTGGGCGATGGTGGCGCTTGCCACACTGGTGGTCTGGGCGGCGCTCGTCAACGCGCCGCTCGAAGCGCTCGCGAATCCGGACGCGAGTCCGAATCCCGCCAAAGCCGCGTGGTATTTTATGGGCATCCAGGAATTGCTATTGCATTTTCATCCGCTCGTCGGCGCGATCATCATTCCGACACTCGGCTTGCTTGGACTGGGCGCGTTGCCGTACATGGACAGTGATATGAACAGCGTCGGCATTTATTTTCGCTCGCGCCGCGGACGCTGGCTTGCGTTGTTTAGCGCGGCAACCGGCGTATTGCTCACCGCGCTCTACATCGTGCTGGACGAGTACGTGATTGATTTCGCGGGATGGTTTTACGGTTTGCCCGCGCTCGTTTCAAATGGCATCTTGCCGCTGATTCTGCTGATCCTGGGAATCATCGGTTACTATGAATTTGTGCGCCGCGCGTTTCGCGCGACGAAATGCGAGGGCGTGTTGAGCGTGTTCGTCCTCGTGCTAGCTGGATTCATCGTGCTGACGCTCGTCGGCGTTTTCTTTCGCGGCGCGGGTATGCAACTGATGTTTCCGTGGGAAATCACGCCGACGCATTAA